The Sphaerospermopsis torques-reginae ITEP-024 genome has a window encoding:
- the purL gene encoding phosphoribosylformylglycinamidine synthase subunit PurL: MTTESPFSPQEIASEGIKPQEYTEIVRRLGRHPNKAELGMFGVMWSEHCCYKNSRPLLKQFPTTGPRILVGPGENAGVVDLGDGLQLAFKIESHNHPSAVEPFQGAATGVGGILRDIFTMGARPIALLNSLRFGSLDDPKTQRLFNGVVAGISHYGNCVGVPTVGGEVYFDPAYSGNPLVNVMALGLMETPEIVKSGASGIGNPVLYVGSTTGRDGMGGASFASAELTDESMDNRPAVQVGDPFLEKSLIEACLEAFKTGAVVAAQDMGAAGITCSTSEMAAKGGVGIEFDLDKVPAREYGMIPYEYLLSESQERMLFVAEKGREQELIDIFHRWGLQAVVAGTVIAEPMVRILFKGEVAAEIPADALAENTPLYERELLAEPPEYAKAAWAWSVDSLPSCDITGITVNGKLQSWQDVLLTLLDTPTIASKSWVYRQYDHQVQNNTVLLPGGADAAVVRLRPLEANPNLKSKIQNLKSGVAATVDCNSRYVYLDPYEGAKAVVAEAARNLSCVGAEPLAVTDNLNFGSPEKPIGYWQLASACKGLSEGCQELGTPVTGGNVSLYNETFDSQGNTQPIYPTPVVGMVGLIEDLDKICGQGWKNPGDVIYLLGLPIQSKIVRLSEVEVQNLKSKIELGASEYLATIHNTIAGKPPRVNFDLERKVQSVCRYGIRSGWVNSAHDTAEGGLIVALAECCLSGKLGAELNLGISVNSDFRFDEVLFGEGGARILVSVSVENQEIWESYLQEHLGENWQKLGIVANLETGLTVTTADNQEVIKVSIEDMSNVYDQAIAQRLALYANT, from the coding sequence ATGACCACCGAAAGTCCCTTTTCTCCCCAAGAAATCGCCTCAGAAGGCATTAAACCACAAGAATATACCGAAATTGTCCGCCGCTTAGGCCGTCACCCCAACAAAGCCGAACTAGGTATGTTTGGGGTAATGTGGTCAGAACATTGTTGTTATAAAAATTCCCGTCCCCTCCTCAAACAGTTTCCCACCACAGGACCCCGCATTCTTGTCGGACCCGGTGAAAATGCCGGTGTGGTAGACTTAGGCGATGGACTGCAACTAGCATTTAAAATAGAATCCCATAACCACCCCTCAGCAGTTGAACCATTCCAAGGTGCTGCTACAGGTGTAGGAGGTATATTAAGAGATATTTTTACAATGGGGGCGCGTCCAATTGCGTTATTAAATTCTCTGCGTTTTGGTAGTTTGGATGATCCCAAAACTCAAAGATTATTTAATGGCGTTGTAGCGGGTATTTCACATTATGGTAACTGTGTCGGTGTTCCCACGGTAGGCGGCGAGGTTTATTTTGATCCAGCTTATTCAGGAAATCCCTTGGTTAACGTCATGGCACTGGGATTAATGGAAACACCAGAAATAGTAAAATCCGGTGCTTCAGGAATTGGCAACCCTGTATTATATGTTGGCTCAACCACTGGTAGGGATGGTATGGGTGGTGCGAGTTTTGCCAGTGCAGAATTAACCGATGAATCAATGGATAACCGTCCTGCGGTGCAAGTGGGCGATCCATTTTTAGAGAAGTCTTTAATTGAAGCCTGTTTAGAGGCATTTAAAACCGGGGCAGTGGTAGCGGCTCAAGATATGGGTGCTGCGGGTATCACTTGTTCTACTTCGGAAATGGCAGCTAAAGGCGGCGTAGGTATTGAATTTGACCTTGATAAAGTTCCGGCACGTGAGTATGGAATGATACCTTATGAATATCTGCTTTCCGAATCTCAGGAAAGAATGCTGTTTGTCGCGGAAAAAGGTAGAGAACAGGAATTAATTGATATTTTCCACCGTTGGGGACTGCAAGCGGTGGTTGCAGGTACGGTAATTGCTGAACCGATGGTGAGAATTTTATTCAAGGGTGAAGTTGCTGCGGAAATTCCTGCGGATGCTTTGGCTGAAAATACGCCTTTGTATGAAAGAGAACTGTTAGCCGAACCGCCAGAATATGCAAAAGCAGCCTGGGCTTGGAGTGTAGATAGTTTGCCAAGTTGTGATATTACGGGAATTACAGTTAATGGTAAGTTACAAAGTTGGCAGGATGTTTTATTAACTTTGCTGGATACACCTACCATTGCTTCTAAAAGTTGGGTATATCGCCAATATGATCATCAGGTGCAGAATAATACTGTATTATTGCCTGGTGGGGCAGATGCGGCTGTAGTGCGCTTACGTCCTTTAGAAGCAAACCCCAATCTAAAATCCAAAATCCAAAATCTAAAATCTGGTGTAGCAGCTACAGTTGATTGTAATTCTCGCTATGTTTATTTAGATCCTTATGAGGGAGCTAAGGCGGTGGTAGCTGAAGCTGCAAGAAATCTAAGTTGTGTGGGTGCTGAACCTTTAGCGGTGACTGATAATCTGAATTTTGGCAGTCCTGAAAAACCTATCGGTTATTGGCAGTTAGCATCAGCTTGTAAAGGATTAAGTGAAGGATGTCAGGAGTTGGGAACACCTGTTACGGGTGGCAATGTTTCTTTGTATAATGAAACTTTTGACTCTCAGGGAAATACCCAGCCTATTTATCCGACTCCTGTAGTGGGAATGGTTGGTTTAATTGAGGATTTGGATAAAATTTGCGGACAGGGTTGGAAAAATCCAGGTGATGTAATTTACCTTTTAGGTTTACCAATTCAATCCAAAATCGTTCGACTGAGCGAAGTCGAAGTCCAAAATCTAAAATCTAAAATCGAATTAGGAGCTTCTGAATATTTAGCAACGATTCATAATACAATAGCTGGTAAACCGCCAAGGGTTAATTTTGATTTAGAACGGAAAGTACAAAGCGTGTGTCGTTATGGTATCCGTTCTGGATGGGTAAATTCTGCCCATGATACTGCTGAAGGTGGTTTAATTGTAGCTCTGGCGGAATGTTGTTTAAGTGGAAAGTTGGGAGCAGAATTAAATTTAGGTATTTCTGTAAACTCTGATTTTCGCTTTGATGAAGTGTTGTTTGGTGAAGGTGGTGCGAGAATTTTAGTCTCTGTGAGTGTGGAAAATCAGGAAATTTGGGAATCCTATTTACAGGAACATTTAGGAGAAAATTGGCAAAAATTAGGTATTGTTGCTAACTTGGAAACAGGGTTAACAGTGACTACTGCTGATAACCAAGAAGTTATTAAAGTTAGCATTGAGGATATGAGCAACGTTTACGATCAGGCGATCGCCCAACGTCTCGCTCTCTATGCCAATACATAA
- the purF gene encoding amidophosphoribosyltransferase, whose protein sequence is MIPQHSITSDQSINISEISENACDKPEEACGVFGIYAPEQDVAKMAYFGLYALQHRGQESAGIATFNGHYVHQHKDMGLVSQVFNETILEELVGNIAVGHNRYSTTGSSRKVNAQPAVISTRLGHLALAHNGNLVNTIQLREELLKSNVHLLTTTDSEMIAYAIAEEVNAGTDWLEGAIRALHRCQGAFSLVIGTPDGIMAARDPNGIRPLVIGTLDSDPVRYVLASETCGLDIIGAEYLRDVEPGELVWITEKGLTSHRWNQQPQRKLCIFEMIYFARPDSVMHHETLYSYRMRLGRRLAEESPIEADIVFGVPDSGIPAAIGFSQASGVAYGEGLIKNRYVGRTFIQPTQSMRESGIKMKLNPLKDVLYGKRVVIIDDSIVRGTTSRKLVKALREAGASEVHMRISSPPVTHPCFYGIDTDTQDQLIAAKMSVADIAKKLEVDTLAYLSWEGMLETTREDTNSFCSACFTGDYPVAIPEQVKRSKLILEKATV, encoded by the coding sequence ATGATTCCCCAACATTCTATCACTTCTGATCAATCCATAAATATTAGTGAAATTAGTGAAAACGCTTGTGATAAACCAGAAGAAGCGTGTGGTGTTTTTGGTATCTATGCACCAGAACAAGATGTAGCAAAAATGGCATACTTTGGATTATATGCCCTGCAACATCGGGGTCAAGAATCTGCTGGTATTGCTACCTTTAATGGACATTATGTACACCAGCATAAAGATATGGGGCTGGTTTCTCAAGTATTTAATGAAACTATTTTAGAAGAATTAGTCGGTAATATTGCAGTTGGCCATAACCGTTATTCTACTACTGGTTCTAGTCGCAAAGTTAACGCTCAACCCGCAGTTATCTCAACCCGTTTAGGTCATTTGGCTTTAGCACACAATGGTAATTTAGTCAATACCATACAATTGCGGGAAGAATTACTCAAGAGTAATGTTCATTTGCTGACAACCACCGATTCAGAAATGATTGCTTATGCGATCGCTGAAGAAGTCAATGCTGGTACAGACTGGTTAGAAGGTGCAATTCGTGCGCTTCACCGTTGTCAAGGTGCATTTAGTTTAGTCATTGGTACACCCGATGGTATCATGGCAGCGAGAGATCCTAACGGTATTCGTCCCCTAGTCATTGGGACTTTAGATAGTGATCCCGTGCGTTACGTTCTCGCTTCCGAAACCTGCGGTTTAGATATTATCGGTGCTGAATATCTGCGCGATGTCGAACCAGGAGAGTTAGTTTGGATCACAGAAAAAGGTTTAACATCACACCGATGGAATCAACAACCCCAGCGCAAGTTGTGTATCTTTGAAATGATCTACTTTGCTCGTCCTGATAGCGTCATGCACCATGAAACATTATATAGCTATCGGATGCGATTAGGACGGAGATTAGCGGAAGAATCACCCATAGAAGCAGATATAGTATTTGGTGTACCTGATTCTGGTATACCTGCGGCCATTGGTTTTTCCCAAGCATCAGGGGTAGCTTATGGTGAAGGTTTGATTAAAAATCGCTACGTCGGTAGAACATTTATTCAACCTACCCAAAGTATGCGCGAATCAGGGATTAAGATGAAATTGAACCCACTGAAAGATGTATTATATGGTAAGCGAGTGGTAATAATTGATGATTCTATCGTCCGGGGAACTACTAGCCGCAAACTCGTTAAAGCATTGCGTGAAGCAGGTGCATCGGAAGTACACATGAGAATATCTTCCCCACCTGTCACCCATCCTTGCTTTTATGGGATTGATACAGATACCCAAGATCAACTAATTGCCGCTAAAATGTCAGTAGCAGACATAGCCAAGAAATTAGAAGTTGATACCCTTGCTTATTTAAGCTGGGAAGGAATGTTAGAAACAACCAGGGAAGATACAAATAGTTTTTGTTCTGCTTGTTTTACAGGAGATTATCCTGTAGCTATTCCTGAACAGGTGAAGCGTTCTAAATTGATTTTGGAAAAAGCAACAGTTTAG
- a CDS encoding type II toxin-antitoxin system VapC family toxin produces MTTTLKCVLDTSVCIKYFIADSLSPKVIELFTHLAYPETEIFVPDLFYIECTNVFLKYVRANMYTSAEVQADLATLKNLQLQVVSTANLMDDAVNIALNYNISAYDASYVALSKHKNATLLTLDKKLVKALATSSYNIFLFNEFQIPPLPHNG; encoded by the coding sequence ATGACTACTACTTTGAAATGTGTATTAGATACCAGTGTGTGCATTAAATATTTTATTGCAGATTCACTCAGTCCTAAAGTTATTGAACTGTTTACTCACCTTGCTTATCCAGAAACAGAAATTTTTGTTCCAGACTTATTTTACATAGAATGTACAAATGTTTTCTTGAAATATGTACGTGCAAATATGTATACTTCTGCTGAGGTACAGGCAGATTTAGCTACTCTGAAAAATTTACAATTACAAGTTGTTTCGACAGCAAACTTGATGGATGATGCAGTTAATATCGCCTTAAATTACAATATTTCTGCTTACGATGCTTCTTATGTTGCACTTTCAAAACATAAGAATGCTACTTTGTTAACGCTAGATAAGAAGTTAGTTAAGGCTTTAGCAACTTCATCCTATAATATTTTTTTGTTTAACGAGTTTCAAATTCCACCTTTACCACATAATGGATAA
- a CDS encoding ribbon-helix-helix domain-containing protein, with protein MNNLNVITLPDNLYKELQKLAESENDSVESQVVALLQNALQIKKQQIEAQRRENVLKVIEESRNRRRLNPADFGLPDSTEMIREDRDR; from the coding sequence ATGAATAATCTTAATGTTATCACTCTACCTGATAATTTATACAAAGAACTGCAAAAATTAGCTGAATCTGAAAACGATTCCGTAGAATCTCAAGTTGTGGCACTATTACAGAACGCTTTACAGATAAAAAAACAACAAATAGAAGCTCAACGCCGTGAAAATGTGCTAAAAGTCATAGAGGAAAGTCGCAATCGTCGGCGCTTAAACCCTGCGGATTTTGGACTACCAGATAGTACAGAAATGATTAGAGAAGATAGAGACAGATGA
- a CDS encoding 4-Cys prefix domain-containing protein: MSQCLNSDCLQQNPSGTIFCQRCGSKMILGDRYCAVLFIKDFQDLIFSKNLRRDETKNILLFFLASLLLSDFARNKILFVRIRISRI; encoded by the coding sequence ATGAGTCAGTGTCTCAACTCCGACTGTCTACAGCAAAACCCATCAGGGACTATTTTCTGTCAACGTTGTGGCAGTAAAATGATTTTGGGTGACAGATATTGCGCTGTACTTTTTATTAAGGATTTTCAGGATTTAATTTTCAGTAAAAACCTGAGAAGGGATGAAACAAAAAACATCCTCCTTTTCTTCTTAGCGTCTTTGCTTCTTAGCGACTTTGCGCGAAATAAAATCTTATTTGTCAGAATCAGGATATCCAGGATTTAA
- a CDS encoding nitroreductase family protein, with the protein MTSTTQIQALDVPTAILQRRSIKTFKPDPISPEMLKQLVELTVAAPSSFNTQSWRIVLVKDETQKAALCEASWNQKQIIQAPVTFVFAADATAGEQDLTPILEQGLKTGAWNEGTVNYFRNAIPQFQEALGDKRREYAIKDAMIAATNLVLAAESLGLSTCFMNGWIEDKVKAVIGAENNPDIGIAVVVPVGYAAEPRLNPGRLPLSANVFVDKIDNPYQG; encoded by the coding sequence ATGACTTCTACAACTCAAATCCAAGCATTAGACGTACCTACAGCTATATTACAACGTCGTTCTATCAAAACCTTTAAACCAGATCCCATTTCCCCAGAAATGCTTAAACAACTGGTAGAACTAACTGTAGCTGCACCCAGTAGTTTTAACACCCAATCTTGGAGAATAGTTTTAGTTAAAGATGAAACCCAAAAAGCTGCATTATGTGAAGCATCTTGGAATCAAAAACAAATCATTCAAGCACCTGTAACCTTTGTATTTGCTGCTGATGCAACTGCTGGAGAACAAGATTTAACACCCATTTTAGAACAGGGATTAAAAACCGGTGCTTGGAATGAGGGAACAGTTAATTATTTTAGAAATGCTATTCCCCAATTTCAAGAAGCTTTAGGAGATAAGCGTCGGGAATATGCTATTAAAGATGCCATGATAGCTGCTACAAATTTAGTATTAGCAGCAGAAAGTTTGGGTTTATCTACCTGTTTTATGAATGGTTGGATTGAAGATAAAGTTAAAGCCGTGATTGGTGCAGAGAATAACCCAGATATAGGTATTGCAGTGGTTGTACCTGTGGGTTATGCAGCCGAACCCCGTTTAAATCCTGGTCGTCTACCGTTATCTGCTAATGTATTTGTGGATAAAATAGACAACCCATATCAAGGTTAA
- a CDS encoding tyrosyl-DNA phosphodiesterase 1 → MLSQVYYIIRSKTDGKYLTAKVDDDRSGYLLLFKEDFEALSYLNAHAADLANRLAVESIPGTQIGSLLKRWGFAGVGVVNDPLLPKIEFLQHN, encoded by the coding sequence ATGCTTTCTCAGGTTTATTATATTATTCGGTCAAAAACAGATGGTAAATATCTCACTGCAAAAGTTGATGATGATAGATCAGGATATTTATTATTATTCAAAGAAGATTTTGAAGCACTCAGTTATTTAAATGCTCATGCTGCTGATTTAGCAAATCGTTTAGCTGTAGAGTCTATTCCTGGTACACAAATAGGAAGTTTATTAAAACGTTGGGGTTTTGCTGGTGTGGGAGTAGTTAATGATCCTTTATTGCCTAAGATTGAGTTTTTACAACATAATTGA
- a CDS encoding ABC transporter permease yields MTNTKIALETGRDWLIKLITDETFIYVIKRLLQALLTIFLASALSFFVMKLSPGTFLLTLIHNSKISPERIEEIKQQFGLDKSWSEQFWLWLRQIVTQGDFGTSFVYQRSVSSLLWERVPATLLLAIASLFTTWAIAIPLGILAAVKQNRPTDKILQVLSYAGQGVPSFITALFLLFFAQVTTPLFPVGNMTSIDHGELTWFGKILDIGWHMILPLIALSITSFAGLQRIMRGQLLDVLRQDYIQTARAKGLPENRVIYVHALRNAINPLITLLGFELASLLSGAFITENFFNWPGLGKLTLQAVLAKDEYLVMASLVMSAVLLILGNLIADLMLKAADPRIKLEDLN; encoded by the coding sequence ATGACTAATACAAAAATTGCTTTAGAAACTGGTCGAGATTGGCTGATTAAGCTAATCACAGATGAAACTTTTATTTATGTCATAAAACGACTGCTACAGGCTTTGTTAACTATTTTTCTAGCTTCTGCGTTGTCGTTTTTTGTGATGAAATTGTCACCAGGTACTTTTTTACTTACATTGATACACAATTCTAAGATTTCACCAGAACGGATTGAAGAAATTAAACAACAGTTTGGTTTGGATAAGTCTTGGTCTGAGCAATTTTGGCTATGGTTGAGACAAATTGTTACTCAGGGTGATTTTGGGACAAGTTTTGTTTATCAGCGTTCTGTGTCGTCTTTGTTGTGGGAGAGAGTACCAGCGACTTTGTTGTTAGCGATCGCTTCTTTATTTACAACTTGGGCGATCGCTATTCCTCTGGGTATCCTCGCTGCGGTTAAACAAAATCGCCCCACGGACAAAATTTTACAGGTTTTAAGTTACGCTGGACAGGGTGTTCCTAGTTTTATCACTGCTTTATTTTTATTATTCTTTGCTCAAGTCACTACCCCATTGTTTCCTGTGGGTAACATGACTAGCATTGATCATGGTGAACTGACATGGTTCGGAAAAATCTTAGATATCGGTTGGCACATGATTTTACCTTTGATTGCGTTAAGTATTACCAGTTTTGCTGGTTTACAAAGAATCATGCGTGGTCAATTATTGGATGTTTTGCGGCAAGATTATATTCAAACTGCTCGTGCTAAAGGATTACCAGAAAACCGTGTTATTTATGTTCATGCTTTGCGGAATGCTATTAACCCTTTAATTACTTTGTTAGGATTTGAATTAGCAAGTTTATTAAGTGGTGCATTTATTACAGAAAACTTCTTTAACTGGCCTGGTTTGGGTAAATTAACTTTACAAGCTGTTTTGGCAAAAGATGAATATTTAGTCATGGCTAGTTTAGTGATGAGTGCGGTTTTATTAATTCTAGGAAATTTAATTGCTGATTTAATGTTAAAAGCTGCTGATCCAAGAATTAAATTAGAGGATTTGAATTAG
- a CDS encoding adenine phosphoribosyltransferase gives MDLKSLIRDIPDFPKPGIVFRDITTLLRNPEGLRYTIDFLAQKCIELEIPVDCIVGMESRGFIFGAPLAYKLGSGFIPVRKKGKLPAAVHRIDYELEYGTDCLEVHQDALHPGSRVLIVDDLIATGGTASATATLVQKIGCELVGFGFIIELRDLQGRKYLPDVPIISLVEY, from the coding sequence ATGGATTTAAAATCTCTGATTCGTGACATACCAGATTTTCCTAAGCCTGGAATTGTATTTCGGGATATTACCACTCTACTGCGTAATCCAGAAGGTTTGCGCTACACTATTGACTTTTTAGCACAAAAATGTATTGAACTTGAAATCCCAGTTGATTGCATTGTGGGTATGGAATCAAGGGGTTTCATTTTTGGCGCACCTCTGGCTTATAAATTGGGATCTGGTTTTATTCCGGTTCGCAAAAAAGGCAAGTTACCCGCAGCAGTTCACAGAATTGATTATGAACTAGAGTATGGTACAGATTGCTTGGAGGTACATCAGGATGCTTTACATCCAGGTAGTAGGGTGTTGATTGTAGATGATTTAATTGCTACAGGTGGAACTGCAAGTGCAACAGCTACGTTGGTACAGAAGATTGGCTGTGAACTTGTGGGTTTTGGGTTTATCATCGAGCTACGGGATTTGCAAGGACGCAAGTATTTACCGGATGTACCAATTATTTCTTTGGTGGAATATTAG
- a CDS encoding DUF3038 domain-containing protein: MNVSASVKSLNDPTPESMPMILDTLPDPAIGPKGCPRRTTVEIDLMLLAIEALELGGSEAILAFAQELDLTGIVKNRVNLWRMRASNPLRRAHTRRPLTVMEAKALVVIACYIARRLTVVIRQLLMIYQQLSEKQIPLEQNLRLANYLERFRAHFKSRMNARRSVLLTLNSDEKLDELAIDLLAKLLFCTGTAGMQRFWISLFDGEVE; encoded by the coding sequence ATGAATGTCTCCGCAAGCGTAAAGTCATTGAATGATCCAACTCCTGAGTCCATGCCGATGATACTGGACACATTACCAGATCCAGCCATAGGACCCAAGGGCTGCCCCCGCAGAACCACAGTAGAAATAGACCTGATGTTACTGGCAATTGAAGCTTTAGAATTGGGTGGTTCTGAAGCCATCCTCGCTTTTGCCCAAGAACTAGACCTGACAGGAATTGTCAAAAACCGAGTAAACCTCTGGCGAATGCGTGCTTCTAACCCTCTACGAAGAGCGCACACCCGTCGTCCCCTGACAGTCATGGAAGCAAAAGCTTTAGTAGTAATTGCTTGCTACATAGCGCGGCGGTTAACAGTTGTCATCCGGCAGTTGCTCATGATATATCAGCAATTATCAGAAAAGCAGATTCCACTAGAGCAAAATTTAAGACTAGCTAATTATCTAGAACGGTTTAGAGCGCATTTTAAAAGCCGCATGAATGCCAGACGTTCTGTTTTACTAACATTAAACTCAGACGAAAAATTAGATGAACTGGCTATAGACTTATTAGCAAAATTACTATTCTGCACAGGTACAGCTGGAATGCAGCGTTTTTGGATTTCTCTTTTTGATGGTGAAGTAGAATGA
- a CDS encoding DUF4335 domain-containing protein, with protein sequence MNIQRKYSLPNCTLLLEGLSDVAPTTQFQELRPELSILVNAECYLSGHSQPIAGGREFFESLVRAVSAYAQEFLSNVPNPQAHNGDSELVELQKIDSNRHKLIVHSEITGDSLQSQSNELPQPSIQIDLNTVQLFDLVEAVDQFFADTQTLPELTLELQPVTRRYGGTSQAVLKQAVPATVGVSSLAVAAIAFSLIPPPQVRPPEPKQEEQTSTATPTATPTGEASPTDSPTQTASPTDSPTPIIKDLEALLNTVPEITDPSQLRALNRQVYNQIHPVWENRSEITEDLVYRLGVAGDGSIIGYKAVNKNANDAIEKTPLPKLLYNPANGNVTNEPIAQFRVVFTRQGVLEVSPWLGYTRTPDVIGEKITDSSTVKDLNQKLYNTIRQNWSVTPTFNRELRYRVAVNKIGVIADYEPLNQVAFDYFRETPLPQMFQSVYGSNQAAPNNKEPLAHFQVVFKSNGTLEVTPWDGYR encoded by the coding sequence ATGAATATTCAACGTAAGTACAGTTTACCTAATTGCACACTGCTCTTAGAAGGGTTAAGTGATGTCGCCCCCACAACCCAATTTCAAGAACTGCGTCCAGAATTATCTATATTGGTGAATGCAGAATGCTATTTATCTGGTCATAGTCAACCTATAGCCGGAGGCCGGGAATTTTTTGAAAGCTTAGTCAGGGCAGTAAGCGCCTATGCCCAAGAATTTTTAAGTAATGTACCCAATCCCCAAGCACACAACGGTGACTCAGAGTTAGTCGAGTTACAAAAAATTGATAGCAACAGACACAAGTTAATTGTACATTCAGAAATTACTGGTGATAGTTTGCAATCTCAATCAAACGAACTGCCTCAGCCATCTATTCAAATTGATTTGAATACAGTGCAATTATTTGATTTAGTCGAGGCTGTAGACCAGTTTTTTGCTGATACCCAAACCTTACCAGAGTTAACACTAGAACTACAACCAGTCACAAGACGCTATGGGGGTACTAGTCAAGCTGTATTAAAACAAGCAGTACCAGCAACTGTAGGAGTATCGAGTTTAGCAGTAGCAGCGATAGCCTTTAGCTTAATTCCTCCCCCCCAGGTACGTCCACCCGAACCGAAACAAGAAGAACAAACCAGCACTGCAACACCCACTGCCACACCTACAGGTGAAGCATCACCCACAGACTCACCCACACAAACAGCATCACCTACGGACTCACCTACACCGATTATTAAAGATTTAGAAGCACTTCTAAATACAGTTCCAGAAATTACTGACCCCTCCCAGCTACGAGCATTGAATCGCCAAGTGTATAACCAAATTCATCCTGTCTGGGAGAATCGTTCGGAAATTACAGAAGATTTAGTCTATCGTTTAGGTGTGGCTGGTGATGGCAGTATTATTGGTTATAAAGCTGTTAACAAAAATGCCAATGATGCAATAGAAAAAACTCCACTGCCAAAATTACTCTACAATCCTGCTAACGGCAATGTCACCAACGAACCCATTGCTCAATTTCGAGTAGTTTTTACTAGACAAGGTGTCTTAGAAGTTAGTCCTTGGTTGGGATATACCAGAACACCAGATGTCATCGGTGAAAAAATCACTGATTCTAGTACAGTCAAAGACTTAAATCAAAAGCTTTATAATACAATTCGCCAAAATTGGAGCGTCACACCTACCTTTAACAGAGAATTGAGATATCGGGTAGCGGTCAACAAAATAGGTGTCATCGCTGACTATGAACCACTTAATCAAGTCGCCTTTGACTATTTTCGGGAAACACCCTTACCACAAATGTTTCAATCTGTCTACGGGTCAAATCAAGCTGCTCCCAACAATAAAGAACCTCTTGCCCACTTCCAAGTAGTCTTCAAATCTAACGGTACTCTGGAAGTCACTCCTTGGGATGGATATAGGTAA